One genomic segment of Streptomyces niveus includes these proteins:
- a CDS encoding thioredoxin family protein has translation MANRVQRPHEEAEFEFILARADVPVLAYFYGVWPKAAAACKEMDALVGEVADVHHGRLIVVRADIARCPGPVRRYGVTGAPSFVLIDRGEPMAPVSGPMSGTALGEFLDAHL, from the coding sequence ATGGCGAACAGGGTCCAACGGCCCCATGAGGAAGCCGAGTTCGAGTTCATCCTGGCGAGAGCGGATGTGCCGGTGCTCGCGTACTTCTACGGGGTGTGGCCCAAGGCCGCGGCAGCATGCAAGGAAATGGATGCCCTGGTGGGGGAGGTGGCCGACGTCCACCACGGCCGACTGATCGTCGTGCGGGCCGACATCGCAAGGTGCCCCGGCCCCGTACGACGGTACGGCGTCACCGGCGCGCCCTCCTTCGTGCTGATCGATCGGGGCGAGCCGATGGCGCCCGTGAGCGGTCCGATGTCCGGGACAGCGCTCGGGGAGTTCCTGGACGCCCACCTGTGA
- a CDS encoding SAM-dependent methyltransferase, producing the protein MNAPHDRQSGLATSRAHSARVYDYILGGKDHYPVDVEAGDAMCRHWPALPVHMMENRRFMHRAGRFLAEERGIRQFLDVGTGLPTSPNLHEVVQEVAPESRVVYVDNDPVVLAHARALLQSSAEGATAYVDADMHEPDTILDSPEFRDLIDLNRPVGLMVIGILHFILPPDDRRLVKRLLDPLPSGSYLAMTIGTADFAPEEVNRVAQEYRQQNMPMVLRDLPTATSFFEGLELQEPGVTQVHTWHPGPEQAGIDGRDIAMYGAVARKP; encoded by the coding sequence ATGAATGCTCCGCACGATCGACAGAGCGGACTCGCCACCTCGCGCGCCCACTCCGCCCGGGTGTACGACTACATTCTGGGCGGCAAGGATCACTACCCCGTCGATGTCGAAGCGGGCGACGCCATGTGCCGGCACTGGCCCGCCCTGCCCGTCCACATGATGGAAAACCGCCGATTCATGCACCGCGCCGGCCGATTCCTCGCCGAGGAGCGAGGCATCCGCCAGTTCCTCGACGTCGGGACCGGTCTGCCCACCTCGCCCAACCTGCATGAGGTCGTGCAGGAGGTGGCGCCCGAATCCCGCGTGGTCTACGTCGACAACGACCCCGTCGTCCTCGCCCACGCCCGCGCCCTGCTGCAGAGCTCGGCCGAAGGGGCCACGGCGTATGTGGACGCCGACATGCACGAGCCCGACACCATTCTGGACAGCCCCGAGTTCCGTGACCTCATCGATCTGAACCGGCCCGTCGGCCTGATGGTGATCGGCATCCTGCACTTCATCCTGCCTCCGGACGACCGGCGCCTGGTCAAGCGGCTCCTGGACCCCCTGCCGTCCGGCAGCTATCTGGCCATGACCATCGGCACCGCCGACTTCGCACCCGAGGAAGTCAACCGGGTGGCACAGGAATACCGGCAGCAGAACATGCCCATGGTGCTACGCGATCTCCCCACCGCCACATCGTTCTTCGAGGGACTGGAACTGCAGGAGCCGGGAGTCACCCAGGTGCACACCTGGCACCCCGGCCCTGAACAGGCCGGCATCGACGGCCGCGACATCGCCATGTACGGGGCGGTTGCCAGAAAGCCCTGA
- a CDS encoding DEAD/DEAH box helicase — MKAKQSASGRSGPGRSDQGRAPRGELSVPGTVTPGLPPAGSFAELELPVELMGVLAGLGIREPFPIQAATLPSALAGRDVLGRARTGSGKTLAFGLALLARTAGRRAEPKRPLALVLVPTRELAQQVSEALAPYAEALGLRSVTVVGGLSISRQVAALRAGAEVVVATPGRLADLVARWDCHLDRVRIAVLDEADQMCDMGFLPQVSEALDRTPPGGQRMLFSATLDRNVDQLVRQYLSEPVFAAVDRAEGSVATMEHHVLNVHPSDKYATATEIAARDGRVLMFLDTKHAVDQFTRHLRNSGVQAGALHSGKSQPQRTHTLGQFKDGEITVLVATNVAARGIDVEHLDLVVNVDPPSDPKDYLHRGGRTARAGESGSVVTLVTPGQRRDVNRMMSDAGIRPTVAQVRSGEERLTSITGAKRPPVQDGAKTGNAAFRGLGTRAGRPPKESRKAAEARAMAEARKAARARRAH; from the coding sequence ATGAAGGCGAAGCAATCGGCCTCCGGTCGCTCCGGACCCGGCAGGTCCGACCAGGGGAGGGCCCCGCGGGGCGAGCTCTCGGTGCCGGGGACGGTGACGCCCGGCCTCCCGCCTGCCGGCTCCTTCGCGGAGCTGGAACTGCCTGTCGAGCTGATGGGAGTGCTGGCGGGGCTCGGGATACGGGAGCCGTTCCCGATCCAGGCGGCCACCCTGCCGAGCGCGCTGGCCGGCCGGGATGTCCTCGGCCGCGCGCGGACCGGCTCGGGAAAGACCCTCGCCTTCGGGCTCGCGCTCCTCGCACGTACGGCGGGCCGGCGCGCCGAACCGAAGCGCCCTCTCGCGCTGGTCCTGGTGCCGACAAGGGAACTCGCACAGCAGGTGAGCGAGGCACTGGCTCCGTACGCGGAGGCGCTCGGGCTACGCTCGGTGACTGTGGTCGGCGGGCTGTCGATCAGCCGGCAGGTGGCGGCGCTCCGGGCGGGTGCCGAGGTCGTGGTGGCGACGCCGGGACGGCTGGCCGATCTCGTCGCCCGGTGGGACTGTCACCTGGACCGGGTGCGGATCGCGGTGCTGGACGAGGCGGACCAGATGTGCGACATGGGTTTCCTGCCGCAGGTCTCGGAGGCCCTGGACCGGACGCCCCCCGGTGGTCAGAGGATGCTGTTCTCCGCGACGCTCGACCGTAACGTCGATCAACTGGTCAGGCAGTATCTGAGTGAGCCGGTGTTCGCCGCGGTCGATCGGGCGGAGGGCTCGGTCGCGACTATGGAGCACCACGTACTGAACGTCCACCCCAGCGATAAGTACGCCACAGCCACCGAGATCGCCGCCCGGGACGGGCGGGTGCTGATGTTCCTCGACACCAAGCACGCGGTGGACCAGTTCACCCGCCACCTGCGGAACAGCGGCGTACAGGCGGGTGCTCTGCACAGCGGGAAGTCGCAGCCGCAGCGCACGCACACGCTGGGGCAGTTCAAGGACGGGGAGATCACGGTGCTGGTGGCGACCAACGTCGCTGCCCGTGGCATCGACGTCGAGCACCTGGACCTCGTCGTCAACGTGGATCCGCCCTCCGACCCCAAGGACTACCTCCACCGCGGCGGGCGCACCGCACGTGCCGGGGAGTCCGGCAGCGTGGTCACGCTGGTCACACCCGGCCAGCGCCGGGACGTGAACCGGATGATGTCGGATGCCGGGATCCGGCCCACGGTCGCTCAGGTCCGCTCCGGCGAGGAGAGGCTGACCAGCATCACAGGCGCGAAGCGCCCGCCGGTGCAGGACGGGGCGAAGACCGGCAACGCGGCGTTCCGGGGTCTGGGTACCCGCGCGGGCCGCCCGCCGAAGGAATCCCGCAAGGCCGCGGAGGCGCGCGCGATGGCGGAGGCCCGCAAGGCCGCCCGAGCGCGCAGGGCGCACTGA
- a CDS encoding PP2C family protein-serine/threonine phosphatase → MNEGSLLRRYEALLGAVPQSVWVMSADGVVTLLMGSGMPERLWHPDGESSWMDAVHPKDRDWFQRAWRKATQQRSPLDTIVRVRLEEAPDRFRHIKIIAAPVLDRGGALEWVGTATDAEAHWRTRMREKLLARMAPVPAAHNLSEAFLTTAAAVVPELADAVAVFHVQGGSEAAFRTSAGVPAAASAERVGLAPGLPPIHPLDADFLLGPAARQAIESQEAGLLTFPPGGPPEDSLSKISVRWLREAEATSVALLPVVVDDRTVALATTATCRGNPPSDEADLYLLQDVFQQMSGPLRRTMELQSIRDTALVLQQSFLAVPPSVEGLVITALYHPADSAAEVGGDWYDAVRLSADSLALSIGDIAGHDVDAATAMGRVNSMLRGLAYDSGPAASPAATLSRLDRIVQALDSPSMVTAVHAVLHRQADDAWHIALSNAGHPPPLLIPADAPSRYLHDLTAADPPLCVGEALPRTDLHAVIREGDTLVLYTDGLVEVPGTDIGDGLRRLREQTDALVRKGVSQMALIQELLPPVQNRWDDIAVIALQARRER, encoded by the coding sequence GTGAATGAAGGATCTCTCCTCAGACGGTACGAAGCGCTCCTGGGCGCCGTGCCGCAGTCCGTCTGGGTGATGTCGGCCGACGGGGTCGTCACTCTGTTGATGGGCAGCGGGATGCCGGAGAGGCTGTGGCACCCCGACGGTGAGAGTTCATGGATGGACGCGGTGCATCCGAAGGACCGGGACTGGTTCCAGCGGGCGTGGCGCAAGGCCACTCAGCAGCGGTCCCCCCTCGACACGATCGTACGAGTACGGCTCGAGGAGGCCCCCGACCGTTTCCGCCACATCAAGATCATCGCCGCGCCTGTCCTGGACCGGGGCGGGGCACTGGAGTGGGTCGGTACCGCCACCGATGCCGAGGCGCACTGGCGCACCCGTATGCGGGAGAAGCTGCTGGCTCGTATGGCACCGGTACCGGCCGCGCACAATCTGTCCGAGGCTTTTCTGACCACCGCGGCAGCGGTCGTGCCCGAACTTGCCGACGCCGTCGCTGTCTTCCACGTACAGGGCGGCTCCGAAGCCGCTTTCCGGACTTCCGCAGGCGTACCGGCCGCGGCGTCGGCGGAGCGGGTGGGGCTGGCCCCCGGGCTGCCTCCCATCCATCCGCTGGACGCGGACTTCCTGCTGGGGCCGGCCGCACGACAGGCCATCGAGAGCCAGGAGGCGGGGCTGCTGACCTTCCCGCCCGGAGGGCCGCCCGAAGACAGTCTTTCCAAGATCTCCGTCCGGTGGCTGCGGGAGGCCGAGGCGACGAGCGTGGCCCTGCTGCCCGTCGTGGTGGACGACCGCACTGTCGCGCTGGCGACCACAGCGACCTGCCGGGGCAACCCGCCCTCGGACGAGGCCGACCTCTACCTGCTGCAGGACGTCTTTCAGCAGATGAGCGGGCCCCTGCGCCGGACGATGGAACTGCAGAGCATCCGCGACACGGCCCTCGTCCTCCAGCAGTCCTTCCTTGCCGTCCCGCCGTCCGTCGAAGGTCTCGTCATCACGGCGCTCTACCATCCGGCCGACTCGGCCGCCGAGGTCGGCGGGGACTGGTACGACGCCGTCAGACTCTCGGCCGACTCGCTCGCCCTGTCCATCGGCGACATCGCAGGTCACGACGTGGACGCGGCCACCGCGATGGGGCGTGTCAACAGCATGCTGAGGGGCCTCGCGTACGACAGCGGCCCGGCCGCCAGCCCGGCGGCCACCCTGAGTCGGCTCGACCGCATCGTGCAGGCGCTCGACAGCCCGTCGATGGTCACAGCGGTGCACGCGGTCCTGCACCGGCAGGCGGACGATGCCTGGCACATCGCCCTGTCCAACGCCGGCCACCCGCCACCCCTGCTGATCCCGGCCGACGCGCCGTCGCGGTACCTGCACGACCTCACGGCCGCGGACCCGCCTCTGTGCGTCGGCGAGGCCCTGCCCCGTACCGACCTCCACGCGGTCATCCGGGAGGGCGACACCTTGGTGCTCTACACCGACGGACTCGTGGAGGTGCCGGGCACGGACATCGGTGACGGTCTCCGGCGCCTGCGCGAGCAGACCGACGCGCTGGTCCGAAAGGGGGTGTCCCAGATGGCCCTGATCCAAGAGCTCCTGCCGCCCGTCCAGAACCGCTGGGACGACATCGCCGTCATCGCCCTGCAAGCGCGGAGGGAGCGGTGA
- a CDS encoding family 78 glycoside hydrolase catalytic domain has translation MLTGPRASAAAQGKGKGAPPAPTGLLTDLLPQALGTTAGQRPRFSWQVPDLGPGTRQRAYQLEVATTPAGFKNHRLVWSSGRVAAAESTAVAYGGPALKPRTAYWWRVRNWADRPSSWSEPVLMATAVENEWQAEPIWAPTGPTMTDGAFAARLKITAVAAGLWFRATDTANNYMWQLRVGATAGVLRKHVCVNGTYSVLGEVTLPFPVATGEWVDLSVTMTGSAFTTSVNGTVVDTTTHTRYTAGNIGLRNGRTESQVYDSVRFTAADGTVLLQDDFTSAKGTFSAGTVANGVLTFPTDASSLSSYGADNTWALLRHEYDLAAGKKVAAAVLHVAATSANPARQYVAKVWSNASLVGYASVRSGSGVAYQSFDITDTLRAGGANALAALCHTPSEKKFLAQLEITYTDGSRATIGSGGDWRARGQDGLLPAGGSAGSNFFTAPQEYWDLRNEPVGWTEPGFDDADWLTPASRSAIDGLVPALIEPVRSHDVTPASVTEVADGRWLVDLGREIVGGLALEVIGNAGDTVEVRLGEELNADGTVKYQLRATNLYREVWTLRDGAQRFEHWGYRGFRWAELRTSVDLSRATVRGRAWKLDWDDSDSRFSSSDPDLDQVWDLCRYSIEATRSDLYQDTPTRERGPYEGDALINQLSEYGVQRSYALARWSNDYLVRRGTWPTEYRLMCAISAWEDYLATGDDRQLAKDYALLAAKNLTAYLGSDGLVHKSPGNSSQDLGDLVDWPVTSRDGYVFTNVNTVVNAFQYAAFDALSKCAAALGKSDEKALMRERADILAAAMRDTLLDTSAGLFRDGAGTTHSAQHATAFPVALGVDAALDGEVLTRMGDTLAAGGMKMSVYGAQFLLDALFRLGRADAALALLTSRATNSWLHMIDDLKATIVTEAWDPSLKPNMTFSHAWASAPANAVARHVLGVQVTEAGAAGFRIRPRTGKLTEVVGTVPSLRGPVSVSLHRSKGTHSLKVTVPPNSRAVVELEIGDADPAAYRVAMSSADAHGGIKMTSFNDLTGTVLRVGPVGSGTTVISLRA, from the coding sequence GTGCTCACCGGACCCCGGGCGTCCGCCGCCGCGCAGGGCAAAGGCAAGGGCGCCCCGCCTGCGCCCACCGGCCTGCTGACCGACCTGCTGCCGCAGGCTCTGGGTACCACCGCCGGACAACGGCCCCGGTTCAGCTGGCAGGTCCCCGACCTCGGCCCCGGTACCCGCCAGCGCGCCTACCAGCTGGAGGTCGCCACCACCCCGGCCGGGTTCAAGAACCACCGACTGGTCTGGAGCAGCGGCAGGGTGGCCGCTGCCGAGTCCACCGCCGTGGCCTACGGCGGTCCGGCGCTGAAACCGCGTACCGCCTACTGGTGGCGGGTCCGCAACTGGGCGGACAGGCCGTCGTCGTGGTCGGAGCCCGTGCTGATGGCGACCGCGGTGGAGAACGAGTGGCAGGCCGAGCCCATCTGGGCCCCGACCGGGCCCACCATGACGGACGGCGCCTTCGCCGCTCGCCTCAAGATCACCGCGGTGGCCGCCGGCCTGTGGTTCCGGGCCACCGACACCGCCAACAACTACATGTGGCAACTGCGCGTCGGCGCTACCGCCGGAGTGCTGCGCAAGCACGTGTGCGTGAACGGTACGTACAGCGTCCTCGGCGAGGTGACTCTGCCCTTCCCGGTCGCGACCGGTGAGTGGGTGGACCTCTCCGTCACCATGACCGGCTCCGCCTTCACCACCAGCGTCAACGGCACCGTCGTCGACACCACCACCCACACCCGCTACACGGCGGGCAACATCGGCTTGCGCAACGGCCGCACCGAGTCGCAGGTGTACGACAGCGTCCGCTTCACCGCGGCCGACGGCACCGTGCTGCTCCAGGACGACTTCACCTCCGCCAAGGGCACGTTCTCCGCGGGCACCGTCGCGAACGGTGTCCTCACCTTCCCCACCGACGCCTCCTCGCTCTCCTCCTACGGCGCCGACAACACCTGGGCGCTGCTGCGGCACGAGTACGACCTGGCGGCCGGCAAGAAGGTCGCCGCCGCCGTGCTGCACGTTGCCGCCACCTCCGCCAACCCGGCCAGGCAGTACGTGGCCAAGGTGTGGAGCAACGCCAGCCTGGTCGGCTACGCCTCCGTACGCTCCGGTTCCGGGGTCGCGTACCAGTCCTTCGACATCACGGACACCCTGCGCGCCGGCGGGGCCAACGCTCTGGCCGCGCTGTGTCACACCCCCTCGGAGAAGAAGTTCCTGGCCCAGCTGGAGATCACCTACACCGACGGCAGCCGGGCAACCATCGGCTCGGGCGGCGATTGGAGAGCCCGCGGCCAGGACGGTCTACTCCCGGCCGGTGGCAGCGCGGGCAGCAACTTCTTCACCGCGCCCCAGGAGTACTGGGATCTGCGCAACGAGCCCGTCGGCTGGACCGAGCCCGGCTTCGACGACGCCGACTGGCTCACCCCCGCCTCCCGCTCCGCCATCGACGGCCTGGTCCCGGCGCTCATCGAGCCCGTACGGTCGCACGACGTCACCCCGGCCTCGGTGACCGAGGTGGCCGACGGCCGCTGGCTGGTGGACCTCGGCCGGGAGATCGTCGGCGGGCTGGCCCTGGAGGTCATCGGGAACGCGGGCGACACCGTGGAGGTGCGCCTCGGCGAGGAACTCAACGCTGATGGCACCGTGAAATATCAGTTGCGGGCCACCAATCTCTACCGCGAGGTCTGGACTCTGCGCGACGGTGCCCAGCGCTTCGAGCACTGGGGCTACCGCGGCTTCCGCTGGGCCGAGCTGCGCACCTCCGTCGACCTTTCCCGGGCGACCGTCAGGGGCCGCGCCTGGAAGCTCGACTGGGACGACTCCGACTCCCGCTTCAGCAGCTCGGACCCCGATCTGGACCAGGTCTGGGACCTGTGCCGCTACTCCATCGAGGCGACCCGCAGCGACCTCTACCAGGACACCCCGACCCGCGAGCGAGGCCCCTACGAGGGCGACGCGCTGATCAACCAGCTCTCCGAGTACGGCGTGCAGCGCTCGTACGCGCTCGCCCGGTGGTCCAACGACTACCTGGTCCGCCGGGGCACCTGGCCCACCGAGTACCGGCTGATGTGCGCGATCTCCGCCTGGGAGGACTATCTCGCCACCGGCGACGACCGGCAGCTCGCCAAGGACTATGCCCTGCTCGCCGCCAAAAACCTCACTGCCTATCTGGGTTCCGACGGTCTGGTTCACAAGTCGCCCGGCAACTCCAGCCAGGACCTGGGCGACTTGGTCGACTGGCCCGTCACCAGCCGCGACGGCTACGTCTTCACCAACGTCAACACCGTCGTCAACGCCTTCCAGTACGCGGCCTTCGACGCCCTTTCCAAGTGCGCAGCCGCCCTCGGCAAGAGCGATGAGAAAGCGTTGATGCGGGAGCGGGCCGACATCCTCGCCGCCGCCATGCGCGACACCCTGCTCGACACCTCGGCGGGCCTGTTCCGCGATGGTGCGGGCACCACCCACAGTGCCCAGCACGCCACCGCCTTCCCGGTCGCGCTCGGTGTCGACGCCGCCCTCGACGGCGAGGTGCTGACCAGGATGGGCGACACTCTCGCCGCAGGCGGTATGAAGATGAGCGTGTACGGGGCGCAGTTCCTTCTCGACGCGTTGTTCCGACTCGGCCGCGCCGACGCCGCGCTCGCGTTGCTCACCTCCAGGGCCACCAACTCATGGCTGCACATGATCGACGACCTGAAGGCCACCATTGTCACGGAGGCGTGGGACCCGTCGCTGAAGCCGAACATGACCTTCTCCCACGCCTGGGCCTCCGCCCCCGCCAACGCCGTGGCCCGGCACGTACTGGGCGTCCAGGTCACGGAAGCGGGCGCGGCCGGGTTCCGCATCCGGCCCCGGACAGGGAAGCTGACCGAGGTCGTAGGAACGGTCCCGTCCCTGCGCGGCCCGGTCTCGGTCTCCCTGCACCGTTCCAAGGGCACGCACTCCCTCAAGGTGACCGTGCCGCCCAACAGCCGGGCGGTGGTGGAACTGGAGATCGGCGACGCCGACCCGGCGGCGTACCGGGTGGCCATGTCCTCCGCGGACGCGCACGGAGGCATCAAGATGACGTCGTTCAACGACCTGACCGGCACCGTCCTGCGGGTGGGCCCGGTCGGCTCCGGCACCACGGTGATCTCGCTACGTGCCTAG
- a CDS encoding DUF5707 domain-containing protein, giving the protein MRIRASVAAVTGALALSALAVPAAQADDGNSVSAFTRSVETDAAVNPADDVSGDTTISNVVVNGGKAVVMGATTKKTFSVSFTATDDSGIEWAAAVLWHGSTFDNLDGGAVPNEDEAVCTKVNATTSTCKQTFTVDANYDLLNKLAGGWKVWAIAQGVDADYVQKDNAKGFNLQRMSKLTVNASPEPVVKGKTITVTGALTRADWESNKYVGLSGQSVVLQFRKAGTTNYTNVKGIKSTTGGALKTTVTASTDGYYRFTYAGIASTATVSAAGDYVDVK; this is encoded by the coding sequence ATGCGCATTCGTGCCTCTGTCGCCGCAGTGACAGGCGCCCTGGCCCTCTCCGCCCTCGCCGTCCCGGCGGCGCAGGCGGATGACGGCAACAGCGTCTCCGCGTTCACGCGGAGCGTCGAGACCGACGCGGCGGTCAACCCGGCCGACGACGTCAGCGGAGACACCACAATCTCGAACGTGGTCGTGAACGGCGGCAAGGCCGTCGTCATGGGAGCGACCACGAAGAAGACCTTCTCGGTCAGCTTCACCGCCACGGACGACTCGGGCATCGAGTGGGCGGCCGCCGTGCTGTGGCACGGTTCGACCTTCGACAACCTTGACGGCGGCGCGGTGCCCAACGAGGACGAGGCCGTCTGCACCAAGGTCAACGCCACGACCTCAACCTGCAAGCAGACCTTCACTGTCGACGCCAACTACGACCTCCTGAACAAGCTGGCCGGCGGCTGGAAGGTCTGGGCGATCGCTCAGGGCGTGGACGCCGACTACGTCCAGAAGGACAACGCCAAGGGCTTCAACCTGCAGCGCATGTCGAAGCTGACGGTCAACGCGTCCCCCGAGCCGGTGGTGAAGGGCAAGACCATCACTGTCACCGGCGCGCTGACCCGCGCGGACTGGGAGTCGAACAAATACGTAGGACTCAGCGGCCAGTCGGTGGTGCTGCAGTTCCGCAAGGCGGGCACCACCAACTACACCAACGTCAAGGGAATCAAGTCGACGACGGGCGGCGCGCTGAAGACCACGGTCACGGCGTCCACCGACGGCTATTACCGCTTCACCTACGCGGGTATCGCATCCACCGCGACGGTCAGCGCCGCGGGTGACTACGTCGACGTGAAGTAG
- a CDS encoding PIG-L family deacetylase, with protein MTDRPLTLMAVHAHPDDEATGTGGILARYAAEGIRTVLVTCTDGGCGDGPGGVKPGDPGHDPAAVALMRRQELDASREVLKISDLETLDYADSGMAGWPSNDAPGSFWRTPVEESAARLAELMRHYRPDVVVTYDENGFYGHPDHIQAHRITMAALEMTTLAPKVYWTTMPRSQVQRFGETMREFQEDMPEPDPAEVAAMAEIGLPDDEITTWVDTTAFSGQKFDALAAHASQGENIFFLKMGKERFGEMMGVETFVRVKDATGAAVPENDLFAGLR; from the coding sequence ATGACTGACCGGCCCCTGACGCTCATGGCAGTACACGCCCACCCCGACGACGAGGCCACCGGAACCGGAGGGATCCTCGCGCGGTATGCGGCGGAAGGCATCCGCACGGTTCTTGTGACCTGTACCGACGGCGGTTGCGGTGACGGACCGGGGGGTGTCAAGCCGGGCGATCCCGGTCACGATCCGGCGGCCGTCGCCCTGATGCGCCGTCAAGAACTCGATGCGAGCCGTGAGGTCCTGAAGATCAGCGATCTGGAGACGCTGGACTATGCGGACTCCGGGATGGCGGGCTGGCCGAGCAACGACGCCCCCGGATCCTTCTGGCGGACCCCCGTGGAGGAGAGCGCCGCCCGGCTCGCGGAACTCATGCGGCACTACCGACCCGATGTGGTCGTCACCTACGACGAGAACGGCTTCTACGGCCACCCCGACCACATCCAGGCCCACCGCATCACCATGGCGGCGCTGGAGATGACCACGCTGGCACCGAAGGTGTACTGGACGACGATGCCCCGCTCGCAGGTGCAGCGGTTCGGGGAGACCATGCGCGAGTTCCAGGAGGACATGCCGGAGCCGGATCCTGCCGAGGTCGCCGCGATGGCCGAGATCGGCCTCCCCGACGACGAGATCACCACGTGGGTGGACACCACCGCGTTCAGCGGTCAGAAGTTCGACGCGCTGGCCGCGCACGCCAGTCAGGGCGAGAACATCTTCTTCCTCAAGATGGGCAAGGAGAGGTTCGGCGAGATGATGGGCGTGGAGACCTTCGTACGTGTCAAGGACGCCACCGGCGCGGCCGTGCCCGAGAACGATCTCTTCGCCGGACTGCGCTGA
- a CDS encoding transposase has product MTTQSRFTANEREALADQVIDGARTIREVADECEVPRQTVQNWVKSRREKRGIPTPRPGSGPSTPERMAARLEKLERAKAEAEARAAKAEARSASLEALVARQRAAVAALKETLRLYVDPESFGDGVTPA; this is encoded by the coding sequence ATGACCACTCAGTCCAGATTCACCGCCAACGAGCGTGAGGCGCTCGCCGATCAGGTGATCGACGGTGCTCGCACCATCCGGGAGGTCGCCGACGAATGCGAAGTACCGCGGCAGACTGTCCAGAACTGGGTGAAGAGCCGTAGGGAGAAGCGTGGAATCCCGACGCCGCGACCTGGGTCTGGACCGTCGACCCCAGAGCGCATGGCCGCTCGGCTTGAGAAGTTGGAGAGGGCCAAAGCGGAGGCTGAGGCGCGAGCGGCAAAAGCGGAGGCACGAAGCGCTTCTCTGGAAGCACTAGTTGCTCGCCAGCGGGCCGCAGTGGCAGCACTCAAGGAGACGTTGCGGTTGTACGTCGATCCGGAGAGCTTCGGCGATGGTGTGACCCCTGCCTGA